One window of Microcoleus vaginatus PCC 9802 genomic DNA carries:
- a CDS encoding DUF928 domain-containing protein translates to MKRFIHFTALAMTVLAIAVTLPSLLTPMQAVPAPILLSQNVNFKPPDVTAPDNRQGGTHRGCKLRDGLSITPLIPESNIGLTLTESPTFFVYVSQPAAQVEFILLNEDESEVVYETTLKNDKAGIVGVSLSEKDQTKNIEVGKRYVWSFALACDPLERSGDYIVKGWMQRIEPQATLKSDLANPDPMAKVIAYAKNGIWYETIATLAEMRRLAPDDSRLTTEWTQLLQSQGLESIAAQPLVQSF, encoded by the coding sequence ATGAAACGTTTTATACATTTTACTGCACTGGCGATGACTGTATTGGCGATCGCCGTTACTCTCCCGAGTTTGCTTACACCGATGCAGGCTGTGCCTGCACCCATTCTGCTGAGTCAGAATGTTAATTTCAAACCTCCCGATGTAACAGCCCCCGACAACCGGCAAGGGGGGACGCATCGAGGCTGTAAGTTACGGGATGGTTTATCCATTACTCCCTTAATACCTGAAAGCAATATTGGCTTAACCCTAACCGAGTCGCCAACATTTTTTGTATATGTTTCTCAACCGGCGGCTCAAGTAGAGTTTATTTTGCTAAACGAAGATGAATCCGAAGTAGTTTACGAAACTACTTTAAAAAATGATAAAGCCGGAATTGTTGGAGTTAGCCTTTCTGAGAAAGACCAGACAAAAAATATTGAGGTTGGTAAGCGATATGTGTGGTCGTTTGCACTAGCTTGCGATCCTCTGGAGCGTTCTGGAGATTATATTGTTAAAGGATGGATGCAGCGAATTGAACCGCAGGCAACTCTCAAGAGCGATTTGGCAAATCCCGACCCTATGGCTAAGGTGATTGCTTATGCTAAAAATGGGATTTGGTACGAGACTATTGCTACTCTAGCCGAAATGCGGCGCCTCGCACCCGATGATTCGCGGCTGACGACCGAGTGGACGCAATTGTTGCAGTCCCAAGGACTAGAATCGATTGCCGCTCAACCGCTAGTTCAGTCTTTTTAA